The following are from one region of the Magallana gigas chromosome 6, xbMagGiga1.1, whole genome shotgun sequence genome:
- the LOC105340415 gene encoding tectonin beta-propeller repeat-containing protein 2 isoform X1: protein MTENTQGGDPSVVSKDPPPHPIPKEHRSLDYLLSQIPRRAQKGLLTTCDLILKCVDANADYIALGTNVGVIYLFDRKKELIEKLKTHSNNDVITTIALHTGLESQVAIGTEKGVVYIFQLPSHIPGQNKKLQEFVVQGLHKARVTCSKWSLNGMKLFTGDDQGLVVCTEFDAFQGQCKSAVVLSEAGSSVVQLDHGHKSLLVSTKQRSVIYKMDESTVQVGQKDRKIAGQFGACFIPAMCKPEDAQLYACRPGARIWKADMNGIVSQTYLYKELLNSTHPEIQLLFKNGIPASRVSADHQFGPLSLYMEKYLVTWNDSSMYILCPEDNSVVGSQRALGAVVDVAVTEDEIFILRKNNEKNLIRVALYPEKKGESLYHKLLHEKEKYALMRQSAPPIESTLHVSNIPQSSQQSHSPLDFIQTKLKSMELTGGSVKSGIEHFLSSMDHLEDSVEITEHEIDHRDHPQAQPPQDLPPEIKHVTKLHEKLPPVVKLETPDLLTIEVFGDDIPSFKKDTSQDSSNKMSDIPTTRFNPFLKDDLETDSVSCSADSHCDNSFNKHSLEASDKLIPRGPSNAVSQSTKDSSPSHNLSLPTASAVSQSTKDSSPSHNLSLPTASAVSKSTKDSSPSHNPSMPTASAVSQSTKDGSSSPDSVIPTATLTEERLSSAVGDDDIVFNSKIKRHKKKKKGSKGDRESGHPSHGKDHLHGNTEDRISIQSYDSISIQSDASESSYVIEEPKLMTVVDSVGNVKKIRSRESSPSPSTCCKKLPKGEQSHLAVPFLENSQNSAYDSLTKSLEKFEEELTSLDTVNSLKKKEEVKLENKDPVFESAETRILTSEKEKLSSEKSIVLEPKVLKEKSKDVSLESSVLKTNETQVAKRSSSLEKLNATMQVSDSSSSDNSLIMTSDQGVRSVFSTPESPTDDFYTMYLSNTSVTSQKDVKHHPLLPSTADNETLEDEGTDLVNKDDKFDHEPSYKIINSWTEVYTTGNVACLCLTDTHIWHVDRSSNLWYCSLNSPGFKWQKANGYAKMVAVSRSGSIVWRLYKDTVYAGTKIVAKHPEGMKWIEAVREVQYISVDETMAWYIKTNGEVVMQKGLSRDRPCFKALKIACDHKLMEIACYRGVVIGVTDQCQLVYRDGISKDCWEGKWWKQLKCKSSQEMLFSAISFGVDGVLWALDVLGRIWFTTGVTMETPTGDGKWWEVPVSEIVVKDVSGIDALRSLAQKFDPQKLASLLSSQNAGLITAGRCGVWVCPEFKNMIQICRGVIQGHLWEVAEIRGIASSVIWKSVSAQASNDGFIWALQPNGDIYTFSAGLEKCSQLLSPSYKKPIICLCTSRDAVWVLMEDGAIFIRSGVRPSNPQGVDWCRLDLSQLDLTGCDTVLTSISCGTLNVWAVDNQGIVYQRIGVKAPTSHSLNAAWLPVDMGKQSTTVFTHIATGPKDFMVWAIDNRRQVYARRGVTENMPIGEEWVHVPGTLATQLTVSDTCVWALNPNGEILCRYGISLKNPTGDYWRKVPGVFYQISVSDSDQMWGVSKEGQLYKRYTKCLKKGSNSALDQLLPKRSSVSMSSDDGWELL, encoded by the exons atgacagaaaatacACAAGGTGGGGATCCTTCAGTAGTGTCCAAAGATCCACCCCCTCACCCAATTCCCAAGGAGCACCGCTCTCTGGATTATCTCTTGTCACAGATCCCGCGCAGAGCCCAGAAAGGACTTCTAACAACCTGCGATCTGATTCTGAAATGTGTGGATGCCAATGCGGACTACATAGCTCTGGGGACCAATGTTGGTGTGATATACCTCTTTGACAGGAAGAAGGAATTGATTGAGAAATTGAAAACACAT TCTAATAATGATGTCATTACAACTATTGCTTTGCACACTGGGCTTGAGAGTCAAGTTGCCATTGGAACAGAGAAAGGAGTTGTATACATATTCCAGCTGCCATCTCACATCCCAGGTCAAAACAAGAAg CTTCAGGAATTTGTTGTGCAAGGGTTACACAAGGCACGAGTTACCTGTTCAAAATGGAGTCTGAATGGAATGAAGCTATTTACTGGAGATGACCAGGGACTGGTTGTTTGTACAGAGTTTGATGCATTCCAG GGTCAATGTAAATCAGCTGTTGTGCTGTCGGAGGCCGGCTCCAGTGTAGTCCAATTAGACCATGGACATAAGTCACTCCTTGTCTCCACAAAACAGAGGAGCGTGATCTACAAAATGGATGAGAGCACAGTCCAAGTGGGACAAAAGGACAGAAAAAT CGCTGGACAATTTGGAGCTTGTTTTATCCCTGCTATGTGTAAGCCAGAGGATGCCCAGCTCTATGCATGTCGACCAGGGGCAAGGATCTGGAAAGCTGACATGAATGGGATAGTCAGCCAAACTTATCTTTACAAAGAACTGCTGAACTCAACTCACCCAGAAATCCAGTTGTTGTTCAAAAATGGAATTCCAGCCAGTAGAGTCTCAGCTGACCATCAGTTCGGGCCGTTGAGTCTCTACATGGAGAAGTATCTCGTGACCTGGAATGATTCCTCCATGTATATTCTGTGCCCTGAGGATAATTCGGTGGTGGGGAGTCAGAGGGCTCTGGGAGCTGTGGTAGATGTAGCCGTGACTGAGGACGAAATCTTCATTTTGaggaaaaataatgaaaagaatCTTATCAGAGTAGCTTTATATCCAGAAAAGAAGGGAG AATCTCTGTATCATAAACTATTGcatgaaaaggagaaatatgcTTTAATGCGACAGTCTGCACCGCCCATTGAATCTACACTCCATGTTTCAAACATTCCACAGTCTAGTCAGCAATCACATTCCCCACTTGATTTCATCCAGACCAAACTCAAATCAATGGAGCTAACTGGAGGCTCAGTGAAATCCGGAATTGAGCATTTCCTCTCATCCATGGATCATCTTGAGGACTCTGTTGAGATAACTGAGCACGAGATTGATCATCGAGATCACCCTCAGGCTCAGCCTCCTCAGGATCTTCCTCCCGAGATAAAGCATGTAACAAAACTTCATGAAAAACTGCCTCCAGTTGTCAAGCTGGAAACTCCAGATTTACTGACAATAGAAGTGTTTGGTGATGATATACCTTCTTTTAAGAAAGACACTTCTCAGGACAGTAGCAATAAAATGTCAGATATCCCAACCACTCGCTTTAATCCTTTTCTAAAAGATGATTTGGAGACAGATTCTGTTTCCTGTTCCGCAGATTCTCATTGTGATAATTCTTTTAACAAACATTCTCTTGAAGCCTCTGACAAACTGATACCCAGGGGGCCGTCTAATGCTGTCAGCCAGTCAACAAAAGACAGTAGTCCATCACACAATCTAAGCTTGCCGACAGCTAGTGCTGTCAGCCAGTCAACAAAAGACAGTAGTCCATCACACAATCTAAGCTTGCCGACAGCTAGTGCTGTCAGCAAGTCAACAAAAGACAGTAGTCCATCACACAATCCAAGCATGCCGACAGCTAGTGCTGTCAGCCAGTCAACAAAAGACGGCAGCTCATCACCTGATTCAGTCATACCGACAGCAACTTTGACGGAAGAAAGATTGTCATCTGCAGTTGGAGATGATGATATAGTGTTTAATTCTAAGATTAAAagacataagaaaaaaaagaaag GATCGAAAGGTGACAGAGAATCGGGACATCCCTCTCATGGAAAGGACCATTTACATGGAAACACGGAGGACAGGATTTCTATTCAAAGTTATGACTCGATTTCTATTCAAAGTGATGCAAGTGAGAGTTCCTATGTGATTGAGGAGCCAAAGTTGATGACTGTTGTTGATTCCGTGGGCAATGTGAAAAAGATCCGGAGTAGGGAGTCATCTCCATCACCAAGTACATGTTGTAAGAAATTACCAAAAGGAGAACAGTCACATCTGGCCGTGCCTTTCCTGGAAAATTCACAGAATTCTGCGTATGATTCTTTAACTAAAAGTTTGgaaaaatttgaagaagaaTTGACAAGTCTTGACACAGTAAATAGTCTAAAGAAAAAAGAGGAAGTGAAATTGGAAAATAAAGATCCTGTTTTTGAATCAGCCGAAACACGTATACTGACTTCAGAAAAAGAGAAATTAAGCTCTGAAAAAAGCATAGTGTTAGAACCCAAGGTATTGAAAGAGAAATCCAAAGATGTTTCTTTAGAATCTTCTGTGCTAAAAACTAACGAAACCCAAGTTGCAAAGAGAAGTTCATCATTAGAGAAATTAAATGCAACAATGCAAGTTTCAGATAGCTCATCCTCTGATAATTCTCTCATAATGACATCCGACCAGGGAGTCAGAAGTGTGTTTTCCACTCCAGAGTCCCCTACTGATGACTTTTACACTATGTACCTATCTAACACAAGTGTAACCTCACAGAAGGACGTAAAACATCATCCTCTCCTTCCATCCACAGCAGATAATGAAACCTTGGAGGACGAGGGTACTGATCTTGTAAACAAAGATGACAAGTTTGACCACGAACCTTCATACAAAATAATCAACAGCTGGACAGAGGTGTACACTACAGGCAATGTGGCTTGTCTGTGTCTGACGGATACACACATCTGGCATGTGGACAGAAGTTCAAATCTCTGGTACTGCAGTCTGAACAGTCCAGGATTCAAGTGGCAGAAAGCCAATGGATATGCCAAGATGGTTGCAGTGTCTCGCTCTGGGAGCATTGTGTGGAGACTCTACAAGGATACAGTGTATGCGGGAACAAAGATAGTGGCCAAGCATCCGGAGGGGATGAAGTGGATTGAGGCTGTGCGGGAAGTGCAATATATTTCTGTGGACGAGACCATGGCTTG GTACATAAAGACAAATGGTGAGGTGGTGATGCAGAAAGGTTTGTCCAGAGACAGGCCATGTTTTAAGGCGCTAAAGATTGCCTGTGACCACAAGCTGATGGAGATTGCCTGTTACAGGGGGGTGGTCATTGGGGTCACTGACCAGTGCCAACTAGTCTACCGGGATGGAATCAGCAAAGACTGCTGGGAAGGAAAATGGTGGAAACAATTAAAATG CAAATCATCCCAAGAAATGCTCTTCAGTGCCATTTCCTTTGGTGTGGatggcgttttatgggcattAGATGTCTTAGGGAGAATATGGTTCACCACAGGTGTTACCATGGAAACCCCTACAGGGGATGGAAAGTGGTGGGAG GTTCCAGTCAGTGAAATAGTGGTAAAAGATGTATCAGGAATTGATGCATTGAGATCCCTCGCCCAGAAATTTGATCCCCAGAAGCTTGCCTCCCTCCTCAGCTCACAGAATGCGGGTCTTATCACAGCAGGGAGGTGTGGTGTGTGGGTGTGTCCAGAATTCAAAAACATGATACAAATTTGTAGAGGAGTCATTCAAG GACATTTATGGGAGGTAGCAGAGATTCGTGGGATTGCATCCTCTGTCATTTGGAAGTCAGTGTCTGCACAAGCCAGCAatgatg GCTTTATTTGGGCCCTTCAGCCCAATGGGGACATCTACACATTCTCAGCTGGCCTGGAGAAATGCAGCCAGCTGCTGTCTCCCTCCTACAAGAAGCCAATTATCTGTCTGTGTACCTCTCGTGATGCCGTGTGGGTGCTGATGGAGGATGGGGCAATCTTCATACGCAGTGGGGTCAGGCCCAGTAACCCCCAGGGTGTGGACTGGTGCAGATTAGACCTATCACAACTAG ATTTGACTGGAT GTGATACAGTGTTGACATCAATCAGCTGTGGGACCCTCAATGTGTGGGCGGTAGACAATCAGGGCATAGTGTACCAGAGAATCGGGGTCAAGGCCCCCACCTCTCACTCCCTCAATGCTGCTTGGCTTCCCGTAGATATGGGCAAGCAGTCCACTACTGTATTCACACACATTGCCACGGGACCCAAAGACTTCATG GTTTGGGCAATAGATAATCGTCGTCAAGTTTATGCCAGAAGAGGTGTTACAGAAAACATGCCAATTGGAGAAGAATGGGTTCATGTTCCAG GAACTTTAGCCACTCAATTGACTGTATCCGACACATGTGTGTGGGCGTTGAATCCCAATGGAGAAATCCTCTGTCGCTATGGCATTTCCCTGAAAAATCCCACAGGAGATTACTGGAGAAAAGTCCCAGGTGTCTTTTATCAAATATCAG TGAGTGACTCGGATCAGATGTGGGGGGTGAGCAAAGAGGGACAACTCTACAAAAGATACACCAAGTGTTTAAAGAAGGGCAGTAACTCTGCCTTGGACCAACTTCTACCCAAGAGAAGCTCCGTCAGTATGTCCAGTGACGATGGTTGGGAGCTGCTATAG
- the LOC105340415 gene encoding tectonin beta-propeller repeat-containing protein 2 isoform X3, whose amino-acid sequence MTENTQGGDPSVVSKDPPPHPIPKEHRSLDYLLSQIPRRAQKGLLTTCDLILKCVDANADYIALGTNVGVIYLFDRKKELIEKLKTHSNNDVITTIALHTGLESQVAIGTEKGVVYIFQLPSHIPGQNKKLQEFVVQGLHKARVTCSKWSLNGMKLFTGDDQGLVVCTEFDAFQGQCKSAVVLSEAGSSVVQLDHGHKSLLVSTKQRSVIYKMDESTVQVGQKDRKIAGQFGACFIPAMCKPEDAQLYACRPGARIWKADMNGIVSQTYLYKELLNSTHPEIQLLFKNGIPASRVSADHQFGPLSLYMEKYLVTWNDSSMYILCPEDNSVVGSQRALGAVVDVAVTEDEIFILRKNNEKNLIRVALYPEKKGASDKLIPRGPSNAVSQSTKDSSPSHNLSLPTASAVSQSTKDSSPSHNLSLPTASAVSKSTKDSSPSHNPSMPTASAVSQSTKDGSSSPDSVIPTATLTEERLSSAVGDDDIVFNSKIKRHKKKKKGSKGDRESGHPSHGKDHLHGNTEDRISIQSYDSISIQSDASESSYVIEEPKLMTVVDSVGNVKKIRSRESSPSPSTCCKKLPKGEQSHLAVPFLENSQNSAYDSLTKSLEKFEEELTSLDTVNSLKKKEEVKLENKDPVFESAETRILTSEKEKLSSEKSIVLEPKVLKEKSKDVSLESSVLKTNETQVAKRSSSLEKLNATMQVSDSSSSDNSLIMTSDQGVRSVFSTPESPTDDFYTMYLSNTSVTSQKDVKHHPLLPSTADNETLEDEGTDLVNKDDKFDHEPSYKIINSWTEVYTTGNVACLCLTDTHIWHVDRSSNLWYCSLNSPGFKWQKANGYAKMVAVSRSGSIVWRLYKDTVYAGTKIVAKHPEGMKWIEAVREVQYISVDETMAWYIKTNGEVVMQKGLSRDRPCFKALKIACDHKLMEIACYRGVVIGVTDQCQLVYRDGISKDCWEGKWWKQLKCKSSQEMLFSAISFGVDGVLWALDVLGRIWFTTGVTMETPTGDGKWWEVPVSEIVVKDVSGIDALRSLAQKFDPQKLASLLSSQNAGLITAGRCGVWVCPEFKNMIQICRGVIQGHLWEVAEIRGIASSVIWKSVSAQASNDGFIWALQPNGDIYTFSAGLEKCSQLLSPSYKKPIICLCTSRDAVWVLMEDGAIFIRSGVRPSNPQGVDWCRLDLSQLDLTGCDTVLTSISCGTLNVWAVDNQGIVYQRIGVKAPTSHSLNAAWLPVDMGKQSTTVFTHIATGPKDFMVWAIDNRRQVYARRGVTENMPIGEEWVHVPGTLATQLTVSDTCVWALNPNGEILCRYGISLKNPTGDYWRKVPGVFYQISVSDSDQMWGVSKEGQLYKRYTKCLKKGSNSALDQLLPKRSSVSMSSDDGWELL is encoded by the exons atgacagaaaatacACAAGGTGGGGATCCTTCAGTAGTGTCCAAAGATCCACCCCCTCACCCAATTCCCAAGGAGCACCGCTCTCTGGATTATCTCTTGTCACAGATCCCGCGCAGAGCCCAGAAAGGACTTCTAACAACCTGCGATCTGATTCTGAAATGTGTGGATGCCAATGCGGACTACATAGCTCTGGGGACCAATGTTGGTGTGATATACCTCTTTGACAGGAAGAAGGAATTGATTGAGAAATTGAAAACACAT TCTAATAATGATGTCATTACAACTATTGCTTTGCACACTGGGCTTGAGAGTCAAGTTGCCATTGGAACAGAGAAAGGAGTTGTATACATATTCCAGCTGCCATCTCACATCCCAGGTCAAAACAAGAAg CTTCAGGAATTTGTTGTGCAAGGGTTACACAAGGCACGAGTTACCTGTTCAAAATGGAGTCTGAATGGAATGAAGCTATTTACTGGAGATGACCAGGGACTGGTTGTTTGTACAGAGTTTGATGCATTCCAG GGTCAATGTAAATCAGCTGTTGTGCTGTCGGAGGCCGGCTCCAGTGTAGTCCAATTAGACCATGGACATAAGTCACTCCTTGTCTCCACAAAACAGAGGAGCGTGATCTACAAAATGGATGAGAGCACAGTCCAAGTGGGACAAAAGGACAGAAAAAT CGCTGGACAATTTGGAGCTTGTTTTATCCCTGCTATGTGTAAGCCAGAGGATGCCCAGCTCTATGCATGTCGACCAGGGGCAAGGATCTGGAAAGCTGACATGAATGGGATAGTCAGCCAAACTTATCTTTACAAAGAACTGCTGAACTCAACTCACCCAGAAATCCAGTTGTTGTTCAAAAATGGAATTCCAGCCAGTAGAGTCTCAGCTGACCATCAGTTCGGGCCGTTGAGTCTCTACATGGAGAAGTATCTCGTGACCTGGAATGATTCCTCCATGTATATTCTGTGCCCTGAGGATAATTCGGTGGTGGGGAGTCAGAGGGCTCTGGGAGCTGTGGTAGATGTAGCCGTGACTGAGGACGAAATCTTCATTTTGaggaaaaataatgaaaagaatCTTATCAGAGTAGCTTTATATCCAGAAAAGAAGGGAG CCTCTGACAAACTGATACCCAGGGGGCCGTCTAATGCTGTCAGCCAGTCAACAAAAGACAGTAGTCCATCACACAATCTAAGCTTGCCGACAGCTAGTGCTGTCAGCCAGTCAACAAAAGACAGTAGTCCATCACACAATCTAAGCTTGCCGACAGCTAGTGCTGTCAGCAAGTCAACAAAAGACAGTAGTCCATCACACAATCCAAGCATGCCGACAGCTAGTGCTGTCAGCCAGTCAACAAAAGACGGCAGCTCATCACCTGATTCAGTCATACCGACAGCAACTTTGACGGAAGAAAGATTGTCATCTGCAGTTGGAGATGATGATATAGTGTTTAATTCTAAGATTAAAagacataagaaaaaaaagaaag GATCGAAAGGTGACAGAGAATCGGGACATCCCTCTCATGGAAAGGACCATTTACATGGAAACACGGAGGACAGGATTTCTATTCAAAGTTATGACTCGATTTCTATTCAAAGTGATGCAAGTGAGAGTTCCTATGTGATTGAGGAGCCAAAGTTGATGACTGTTGTTGATTCCGTGGGCAATGTGAAAAAGATCCGGAGTAGGGAGTCATCTCCATCACCAAGTACATGTTGTAAGAAATTACCAAAAGGAGAACAGTCACATCTGGCCGTGCCTTTCCTGGAAAATTCACAGAATTCTGCGTATGATTCTTTAACTAAAAGTTTGgaaaaatttgaagaagaaTTGACAAGTCTTGACACAGTAAATAGTCTAAAGAAAAAAGAGGAAGTGAAATTGGAAAATAAAGATCCTGTTTTTGAATCAGCCGAAACACGTATACTGACTTCAGAAAAAGAGAAATTAAGCTCTGAAAAAAGCATAGTGTTAGAACCCAAGGTATTGAAAGAGAAATCCAAAGATGTTTCTTTAGAATCTTCTGTGCTAAAAACTAACGAAACCCAAGTTGCAAAGAGAAGTTCATCATTAGAGAAATTAAATGCAACAATGCAAGTTTCAGATAGCTCATCCTCTGATAATTCTCTCATAATGACATCCGACCAGGGAGTCAGAAGTGTGTTTTCCACTCCAGAGTCCCCTACTGATGACTTTTACACTATGTACCTATCTAACACAAGTGTAACCTCACAGAAGGACGTAAAACATCATCCTCTCCTTCCATCCACAGCAGATAATGAAACCTTGGAGGACGAGGGTACTGATCTTGTAAACAAAGATGACAAGTTTGACCACGAACCTTCATACAAAATAATCAACAGCTGGACAGAGGTGTACACTACAGGCAATGTGGCTTGTCTGTGTCTGACGGATACACACATCTGGCATGTGGACAGAAGTTCAAATCTCTGGTACTGCAGTCTGAACAGTCCAGGATTCAAGTGGCAGAAAGCCAATGGATATGCCAAGATGGTTGCAGTGTCTCGCTCTGGGAGCATTGTGTGGAGACTCTACAAGGATACAGTGTATGCGGGAACAAAGATAGTGGCCAAGCATCCGGAGGGGATGAAGTGGATTGAGGCTGTGCGGGAAGTGCAATATATTTCTGTGGACGAGACCATGGCTTG GTACATAAAGACAAATGGTGAGGTGGTGATGCAGAAAGGTTTGTCCAGAGACAGGCCATGTTTTAAGGCGCTAAAGATTGCCTGTGACCACAAGCTGATGGAGATTGCCTGTTACAGGGGGGTGGTCATTGGGGTCACTGACCAGTGCCAACTAGTCTACCGGGATGGAATCAGCAAAGACTGCTGGGAAGGAAAATGGTGGAAACAATTAAAATG CAAATCATCCCAAGAAATGCTCTTCAGTGCCATTTCCTTTGGTGTGGatggcgttttatgggcattAGATGTCTTAGGGAGAATATGGTTCACCACAGGTGTTACCATGGAAACCCCTACAGGGGATGGAAAGTGGTGGGAG GTTCCAGTCAGTGAAATAGTGGTAAAAGATGTATCAGGAATTGATGCATTGAGATCCCTCGCCCAGAAATTTGATCCCCAGAAGCTTGCCTCCCTCCTCAGCTCACAGAATGCGGGTCTTATCACAGCAGGGAGGTGTGGTGTGTGGGTGTGTCCAGAATTCAAAAACATGATACAAATTTGTAGAGGAGTCATTCAAG GACATTTATGGGAGGTAGCAGAGATTCGTGGGATTGCATCCTCTGTCATTTGGAAGTCAGTGTCTGCACAAGCCAGCAatgatg GCTTTATTTGGGCCCTTCAGCCCAATGGGGACATCTACACATTCTCAGCTGGCCTGGAGAAATGCAGCCAGCTGCTGTCTCCCTCCTACAAGAAGCCAATTATCTGTCTGTGTACCTCTCGTGATGCCGTGTGGGTGCTGATGGAGGATGGGGCAATCTTCATACGCAGTGGGGTCAGGCCCAGTAACCCCCAGGGTGTGGACTGGTGCAGATTAGACCTATCACAACTAG ATTTGACTGGAT GTGATACAGTGTTGACATCAATCAGCTGTGGGACCCTCAATGTGTGGGCGGTAGACAATCAGGGCATAGTGTACCAGAGAATCGGGGTCAAGGCCCCCACCTCTCACTCCCTCAATGCTGCTTGGCTTCCCGTAGATATGGGCAAGCAGTCCACTACTGTATTCACACACATTGCCACGGGACCCAAAGACTTCATG GTTTGGGCAATAGATAATCGTCGTCAAGTTTATGCCAGAAGAGGTGTTACAGAAAACATGCCAATTGGAGAAGAATGGGTTCATGTTCCAG GAACTTTAGCCACTCAATTGACTGTATCCGACACATGTGTGTGGGCGTTGAATCCCAATGGAGAAATCCTCTGTCGCTATGGCATTTCCCTGAAAAATCCCACAGGAGATTACTGGAGAAAAGTCCCAGGTGTCTTTTATCAAATATCAG TGAGTGACTCGGATCAGATGTGGGGGGTGAGCAAAGAGGGACAACTCTACAAAAGATACACCAAGTGTTTAAAGAAGGGCAGTAACTCTGCCTTGGACCAACTTCTACCCAAGAGAAGCTCCGTCAGTATGTCCAGTGACGATGGTTGGGAGCTGCTATAG